One part of the Glycine max cultivar Williams 82 chromosome 14, Glycine_max_v4.0, whole genome shotgun sequence genome encodes these proteins:
- the LOC102665421 gene encoding uncharacterized protein, whose product MGHIRCSYCMAVARNLRIDDINGWRLKTKVLPREEPSSAHRKGASGNSRGRSVEGRALGAGKGRGISEDTHEADVPLCRRPTASARRQQVRLREDVTERPEDVPQLHEDVPHVSDATPEMTGAADAVQTEGVATDGSLGSPAADEGFPGGPRDPSILTDFAEHEQPDLKLVSHGRKVDKIGRPAPEIEGLVAGTGLSPLIRCSVITTDPGLISAFIERWHRETSTFHLPVGELTITLDDVASLLHLPITGVLHTFEPLVTSDTICLLTELLEVSHEEATFETRQAGGPHVRLGWLRDLYQS is encoded by the exons ATGGGCCACATTAGGTGCAGTTACTGTATggctgttgctag gaaccttaggatagatgaCATTAATGGCTGGAGGTTGAAGACGAAGGTTCTTCCGcgagaagaaccttcttccgcgcATAGGAAAGGGGCTTCTGGGAATTCCCGCGGAAGAAGTGTGGAAG gtcgtgcgTTAGGAGCTGGTAAAGGTAGAGGCATTAGTGAGGATACGCATGAGGCTGATGTTCCTCTGTGTCGCAGACCTACTGCTTCAGCACGTAGGCAACAGGTTCGTCTGCGTGAGGACGTGACAGAGAGACCTGAGGATGTGCCTCAGTTGCATGAGGATGTTCCTCATGTGTCTGATGCCACCCCAGAGATGACAGGCGCCGCTGATGCTGTTCAAACCGAAGGAGTGGCTACTGATGGGAGCTTGGGGTCACCTGCTGCAGATGAAGGTTTCCCCGGTGGACCACGCGACCCATCGATTTTGACCGATTTTGCTGAGCAT GAACAACCCGATCTGAAGTTGGTCTCCCACGGTAGAAAAGTAGATAAAATTGGGAGACCAGCGCCTGAGATCGAAGGGTTGGTTGCTGGCACCGGATTAAGTCCACTGATCAGGTGTTCTGTTATCACCACTGATCCTGGACTCATATCCGCCTTCATCGAGAGGTGGCATCGCGAGACTAGCACGTTCCACCTGCCAGTAGGCGAGTTGACGATCACGTTGGATGACGTGGCGTCACTCCTACACCTTCCCATCACTGGCGTGTTGCATACGTTCGAGCCGCTTGTTACTTCAGACACCATTTGTCTATTGACGGAGCTTCTTGAGGTCAGTCATGAGGAGGCTACATTTGAGACCCGGCAGGCTGGTGGGCCTCATGTCCGGTTGGGGTGGCTTCGAGACTTGTATCAGAGCTAG